The following proteins are co-located in the Blochmannia endosymbiont of Camponotus sp. genome:
- a CDS encoding D-alanine--D-alanine ligase family protein: MSKLCIGIICGGRSLEHEISLKSAMCIAQFIDKLRFEAMILWIDKKGYWHLKDIDFNDLSYNKNDKISILLQNCPHQFKFHTKNINILLKFDIIFPVVHGTLGEDGALQGLLCMMNLPFVGSNVLSSSIGMDKDVSKCLLRDAGLSVVPFKTVLAQDQHNIDFDYFVSIFGLPLFVKPSNQGSSIGVSKVTKFKDFNLALIKAFSFSNKILIEPAIIGRELECAVLGNDNPKISVCGEVILSNNHFYTYHDKYVEHKAQIMIPALINDAISDDIRHIVLRAFQVLNCSGMARVDVFLNLDNKIFINEVNTLPGFTCDSMYPKLWEASGLNFQSLITKLVELALDLHDKNNYFYHVDNAVI; the protein is encoded by the coding sequence ATGTCTAAATTATGTATTGGTATTATTTGTGGGGGTCGTTCTTTAGAACACGAGATTTCATTGAAATCAGCTATGTGTATTGCACAGTTTATTGATAAATTGCGTTTTGAAGCTATGATTTTATGGATAGATAAAAAAGGATATTGGCATTTGAAAGATATCGACTTTAATGATTTATCGTATAATAAAAATGATAAAATTTCTATTTTGTTACAAAATTGTCCTCATCAATTTAAATTTCATACTAAAAATATAAATATTTTATTAAAATTTGATATTATTTTCCCTGTAGTTCATGGAACGCTAGGAGAAGATGGTGCTTTGCAGGGTTTATTGTGTATGATGAATTTACCATTTGTTGGGTCTAATGTTTTGAGTTCATCTATAGGGATGGATAAAGACGTATCTAAATGTTTATTGCGTGACGCGGGTTTATCTGTAGTACCGTTTAAAACTGTTTTGGCTCAGGATCAGCATAATATAGATTTTGATTATTTTGTTTCTATTTTTGGATTGCCTTTGTTTGTGAAGCCATCAAATCAAGGGTCATCGATAGGAGTATCGAAAGTTACTAAATTTAAAGATTTTAACTTAGCATTAATCAAAGCTTTCTCTTTTAGTAATAAAATATTGATAGAACCAGCTATTATTGGAAGAGAATTGGAATGCGCGGTATTGGGTAATGATAATCCAAAAATTAGTGTATGTGGTGAAGTTATATTATCAAATAATCATTTTTATACTTATCATGACAAATATGTGGAGCATAAAGCACAGATCATGATACCTGCTTTAATTAATGATGCTATAAGCGATGATATTCGTCATATTGTTTTACGTGCATTTCAAGTATTAAATTGTTCTGGAATGGCACGTGTCGATGTTTTTTTAAATTTGGATAATAAAATTTTTATTAACGAAGTTAATACGTTACCTGGATTTACTTGCGATAGTATGTATCCTAAATTGTGGGAGGCAAGTGGATTAAATTTTCAATCGCTAATTACGAAATTGGTAGAATTAGCGTTGGATCTACATGATAAAAATAATTATTTTTATCATGTAGATAATGCTGTTATTTAA
- the rplY gene encoding 50S ribosomal protein L25 produces MLTIKASLRIYHKKGATRRLRKQNKCPAIIYNRGNEPSVPITLNQNDILHPEAIIQLYKNNVILLFLENQQPIAVKVQELQYHPFKPKVMHIDFTRA; encoded by the coding sequence ATGTTAACAATCAAAGCTAGTTTACGTATTTATCACAAAAAAGGCGCAACAAGACGATTACGTAAACAAAACAAATGTCCAGCTATTATCTACAATAGAGGCAATGAACCAAGTGTACCCATTACATTGAATCAAAACGATATATTACATCCTGAAGCTATAATACAATTATACAAAAATAATGTCATTCTATTGTTTCTTGAAAATCAACAACCTATTGCAGTTAAAGTGCAAGAACTACAATATCATCCTTTCAAGCCCAAAGTAATGCATATTGATTTTACACGTGCTTAA
- the folE gene encoding GTP cyclohydrolase I FolE, producing MSILTQEALLVRDALSVRGLENPLIELNINHQIRKRRIEDHMRAIVHLLSLDLEHDSLLNTPKRIAKMYIEEIFSGLDYSNFPKIAIIQNTMQINEMITVRGINITSTCEHHFIVFNGKVTISYIPEKNVIGLSKINRIVRFFSKRPQLQERLTKQIFLALQTLLNTNNVAIFIDAVHYCVKARGIHDVSSTTTTTALGGLFESNTNIRKEFLHAIMYCNH from the coding sequence ATGTCTATTTTAACACAAGAAGCGCTATTAGTACGTGATGCTTTATCAGTTCGAGGATTAGAAAATCCATTAATTGAGTTGAATATTAATCATCAAATACGTAAACGTCGTATTGAAGACCATATGAGAGCTATTGTGCATCTTCTTAGTCTCGATTTAGAACATGATAGTTTATTAAATACTCCTAAACGTATAGCTAAGATGTATATAGAAGAAATTTTTTCAGGTTTAGATTATTCAAATTTTCCTAAAATTGCAATTATTCAAAATACAATGCAAATCAATGAAATGATCACAGTAAGGGGTATTAATATCACTAGCACTTGTGAGCATCATTTTATTGTTTTTAATGGCAAAGTGACTATTTCTTATATTCCAGAAAAAAATGTGATTGGTTTGTCAAAAATAAATAGGATAGTACGATTTTTTTCTAAAAGACCTCAATTACAGGAACGATTAACAAAACAAATTTTTTTAGCGTTGCAAACCTTACTTAATACAAATAATGTGGCAATATTTATTGATGCAGTGCATTATTGTGTCAAAGCTAGGGGTATTCATGATGTTAGTAGTACTACGACTACTACTGCATTAGGGGGGTTATTTGAATCTAATACGAATATTAGAAAAGAATTTCTGCATGCAATTATGTATTGTAACCATTGA